The Halichoerus grypus chromosome 9, mHalGry1.hap1.1, whole genome shotgun sequence genome has a window encoding:
- the LHFPL5 gene encoding LHFPL tetraspan subfamily member 5 protein yields the protein MVKLLPAQEAAKIYHTNYVRNSRAVGVMWGTLTICFSVLVMALFIQPYWIGDSVNTPQAGYFGLFSYCVGNVLSSELICKGGPLDFSSIPSRAFKTAMFFVALAMFLIIGSIICFSLFFVCNTATVYKICAWMQLAAATGLMIGCLVYPDGWDSSEVRRMCGEQTGKYTLGQCTIRWAFMLAILSIGDALILSFLAFVLGYRQDKLLPDDYKADGKEEV from the exons ATGGTGAAGTTGCTGCCTGCCCAGGAGGCAGCCAAGATCTACCATACCAACTATGTGCGCAACTCGAGGGCTGTGGGTGTGATGTGGGGCACGCTCACCATCTGCTTCTCGGTACTGGTCATGGCCCTCTTCATCCAGCCCTACTGGATTGGTGACAGTGTTAACACACCCCAGGCAGGCTACTTTGGCCTTTTCTCCTACTGTGTGGGCAACGTGCTATCCTCTGAACTCATCTGCAAGGGTGGCCCGCTGGACTTCTCCTCCATTCCCTCTAGAGCCTTCAAGACTGCCATGTTTTTTGTGGCCTTGGCCATGTTCCTCATCATTGGCTCCATCATCTGCTTTAGCCTCTTCTTCGTCTGCAACACGGCCACTGTCTACAAGATCTGCGCATGGATGCAGCTGGCTGCAG CCACAGGCCTGATGATCGGCTGCCTGGTCTACCCAGATGGTTGGGACTCAAGTGAGGTGCGGCGCATGTGTGGGGAGCAGACGGGCAAGTACACACTGGGTCAGTGCACCATCCGCTGGGCCTTCATGCTGGCCATCCTCAGCATCGGAGACGCCCTCATCCTCTCCTTCTTGGCCTTTGTGCTGGGCTACCGGCAGGACAAGCTCCTTCCTGATGACTACAAGGCAGATGGAAAAG AGGAAGTCTGA
- the CLPS gene encoding colipase — protein MEKVLALLLVALAVVYAVPDPRGIIINLENGELCLNSAQCKSKCCRHDALLSLARCEPKASENSECSPKTLYGVYKKCPCERGLTCEGDKTIVGSITNTNFGICNDAARSRE, from the exons ATGGAGAAGGTCCTTGCCCTGCTGCTCGTTGCCCTCGCCGTGGTCTACGCAGTTCCTGACCCTCGGGGGATCATTATCAACCTG GAAAACGGCGAGCTCTGCCTGAACAGCGCCCAGTGTAAGAGCAAGTGCTGCCGCCACGACGCGTTGCTGAGCCTGGCCCGCTGCGAGCCCAAGGCCAGCGAGAACAGCGAGTGCTCTCCGAAG ACGCTCTATGGGGTTTACAAAAAGTGTCCCTGTGAGCGGGGTCTGACCTGCGAGGGTGATAAGACCATCGTGGGCTCCATCACCAATACCAACTTCGGCATCTGCAACGATGCTGCACGCTCCAGGGAGTAA